One stretch of Acuticoccus sediminis DNA includes these proteins:
- a CDS encoding glycosyltransferase → MRILFLHNNFPGQYRRIANHLKSIDGVEMLAGTLASNQQDIGIKKIPYELHRDVAKGIHPTLVTAERAVLTGQAAFKALYPLKNQGWEPDLVCAHSGWGPSLLIKELWPKTKMLSLYEWYYNARGSDADFLEPINHDAAARAHFKNIPILLDIASMDWGSSPTRWQHSQFPKHLTHNMSILHEGVDCDYFRPGPDSVTVGERTFTAEDEVITYVARGMEPYRGFPQFMEAVAKLQQRRPNLHVLIAGNDRTAYGKTRKDGKTHREHALETLDLDLDRIHFLGLVPLKTLRSMFRITKAHVYLTVPFVLSWSLLEAMASGAPIVGSDTQPLHEVVDDKRNGLLTPFFDSNRLADVLERVLRQDVDRASLTKAARRTITERYALPVILPKQWGLMQAVAKGERPKV, encoded by the coding sequence ATGCGCATCCTCTTCCTGCACAATAATTTTCCTGGTCAGTACCGCCGGATCGCCAACCACCTGAAGTCGATCGATGGCGTCGAGATGCTGGCCGGAACTCTGGCAAGCAACCAGCAAGATATCGGGATCAAGAAGATCCCCTACGAGCTGCACCGGGACGTGGCCAAGGGCATCCACCCGACGCTCGTCACCGCGGAACGCGCCGTTTTGACCGGGCAGGCCGCCTTCAAGGCCCTCTATCCCCTGAAGAACCAGGGTTGGGAGCCGGACCTCGTGTGCGCGCACTCCGGCTGGGGACCGTCGCTCCTCATCAAGGAGCTGTGGCCGAAGACGAAGATGCTGAGCCTCTACGAGTGGTACTACAACGCCCGGGGCAGCGACGCGGACTTCCTGGAGCCGATCAACCACGACGCCGCGGCCCGCGCCCACTTCAAGAATATCCCCATCCTGCTCGACATCGCGTCGATGGACTGGGGCAGCTCGCCGACGCGCTGGCAGCACAGCCAGTTCCCGAAGCACCTGACGCACAACATGTCGATCCTGCACGAGGGGGTCGACTGCGACTACTTCCGGCCCGGTCCCGATTCGGTGACGGTCGGCGAGCGCACGTTCACCGCCGAGGACGAGGTGATCACCTACGTGGCACGGGGGATGGAGCCCTACCGCGGTTTTCCACAGTTCATGGAAGCCGTGGCGAAGCTGCAGCAACGCCGGCCAAACCTCCACGTTCTGATCGCCGGCAACGACCGGACCGCGTACGGCAAGACCCGCAAGGACGGAAAGACGCACCGCGAGCACGCGCTGGAGACGCTCGACCTCGATCTGGACCGGATCCACTTCCTGGGCCTGGTGCCGCTGAAAACCTTGCGTTCCATGTTTAGAATCACGAAAGCGCACGTCTATTTGACGGTTCCGTTCGTGCTGTCGTGGTCATTGCTGGAAGCCATGGCGTCCGGCGCGCCGATCGTCGGGTCGGACACTCAGCCGTTGCATGAAGTTGTGGATGATAAACGCAACGGTCTTCTGACGCCGTTCTTCGATTCGAACCGCCTCGCCGACGTGTTGGAACGCGTCTTGCGTCAGGACGTGGACCGGGCAAGCCTCACGAAAGCTGCTCGACGCACGATCACGGAACGCTATGCGCTTCCCGTGATCCTCCCGAAGCAATGGGGGCTGATGCAGGCAGTGGCGAAGGGTGAACGGCCCAAAGTGTGA
- a CDS encoding DUF2865 domain-containing protein, whose amino-acid sequence MMIGGRVVTGVHTEGRRRGGGFFSNLFGGDRNQDVEYVRGEPARGVERLDLGEARPARNRAASSDGTDAYTTLATTSGGRSKGNLRVGNSRTVCVRLCDGFYFPINNNSHSDNYYDELAMCVGRCPGADVSLYAHSNGSPVESMRSTMTGERYVNLPTAFSYRKQIVPGCGCQPMSTGAPDDATVDQVVASMKSEAVVTASAATATATDATQSADWTPYQAIYDETGKPLPPLKTDRNSEPPERLMGLSLPEYTPRKRSGSATSVAMDGSDDFRDVGPQFYSENGPVTPIVATRTRATGFMTTAVTVIPLGTTTPRNGTPAAVSPAAISGGTVAETPALEEAVDAPAELESAAVDTASAVAVSAVPAAATQAAPLHAVPRPNHFRVRTGG is encoded by the coding sequence ATGATGATCGGCGGCCGCGTCGTCACGGGCGTCCACACCGAGGGTCGCCGGCGCGGCGGCGGCTTCTTCTCCAACCTCTTCGGCGGCGACCGCAACCAGGACGTGGAGTACGTTCGCGGCGAGCCCGCCAGGGGCGTCGAGCGGCTGGACCTCGGCGAGGCCCGGCCTGCGCGCAACCGCGCGGCGTCGTCTGACGGGACCGACGCCTACACCACCCTCGCCACCACGTCGGGCGGCCGCAGCAAGGGCAACCTCCGCGTCGGCAACTCACGCACGGTATGCGTGCGGCTGTGTGACGGGTTCTATTTCCCGATCAACAACAACTCCCACTCGGACAATTACTACGACGAGCTCGCCATGTGCGTCGGCCGCTGCCCCGGCGCCGACGTCTCGCTCTACGCGCACAGCAACGGCTCCCCGGTGGAGAGCATGCGCTCGACGATGACGGGCGAGCGCTACGTCAACCTTCCGACCGCGTTCTCCTACCGCAAGCAGATCGTCCCCGGCTGCGGCTGCCAGCCGATGTCCACCGGCGCGCCCGACGACGCGACCGTCGACCAGGTCGTCGCGTCCATGAAGAGCGAGGCCGTGGTGACCGCGTCCGCCGCGACGGCAACGGCGACCGACGCCACGCAGAGCGCCGACTGGACCCCCTATCAGGCGATCTACGACGAGACCGGCAAGCCCCTGCCCCCGCTGAAGACCGACCGCAACTCCGAGCCGCCTGAGCGGCTGATGGGCCTCAGCCTGCCCGAGTACACCCCGCGCAAGCGTTCCGGCTCGGCGACGAGCGTGGCGATGGACGGGTCGGACGACTTCCGCGACGTGGGCCCGCAGTTCTACTCCGAGAACGGCCCGGTGACGCCGATCGTCGCCACCAGGACGCGCGCGACGGGTTTCATGACGACGGCGGTGACGGTGATCCCGCTCGGCACCACCACCCCGCGCAACGGCACGCCGGCTGCGGTCTCCCCGGCGGCCATCTCGGGCGGTACCGTCGCCGAGACACCGGCCCTGGAAGAAGCCGTCGATGCGCCGGCGGAGCTGGAATCCGCCGCGGTCGACACAGCGAGCGCGGTCGCCGTGTCCGCGGTCCCGGCGGCCGCGACGCAGGCCGCACCGCTCCATGCGGTGCCCCGCCCGAACCACTTCCGCGTCCGCACCGGCGGCTGA
- a CDS encoding glutamate--tRNA ligase: MPETVRFAPSPTGEIHIGNARTALYNYAVAVQTGGSFILRFDDTDVERSRAEYAAAIEADLAWLGIEPSRLERQSERLAFYDAAADRLRAAGALYACYETPEELERKRALQRARGRPPVYDRAGLALTPGEKAAYEAEGRRPHWRFRLPDGARTWDDRCRGEQMVNLDSISDPVLVREDGTYLYTLTSVVDDIDMGVTLVVRGEDHITNTGVQIAIFEALGAAAPDFGHHNLLTRADGEPLSKRDNPLSLTRLRAEEVEPMAVASLAVLTGTSHPVEPVADLAALCARADLASISRGPATFDPADVERLNAALLHEMPFEAVAPWLAETYGVTDPAVWAALRGNLGRRRDIGPWIAILRDGPAAVQPGSADRPVLEAALQALPAEPWDEGTFKGWTSAVKAATGAKGKALFMPLRLALTGEEKGPELGPFFLLLGRDATARRLEAALARAG; the protein is encoded by the coding sequence ATGCCTGAAACCGTCCGCTTTGCACCGTCGCCGACCGGCGAGATCCACATCGGTAACGCCCGAACGGCGCTCTACAACTACGCCGTCGCCGTGCAGACCGGCGGCAGCTTCATCCTGCGCTTCGACGACACGGACGTGGAGCGGTCCCGGGCGGAGTACGCCGCGGCGATCGAGGCGGACCTCGCATGGCTCGGTATCGAGCCGTCGCGGCTGGAGCGGCAGTCCGAGCGGCTGGCCTTCTACGACGCCGCCGCCGACCGGCTGCGCGCGGCGGGGGCGCTCTACGCCTGCTACGAGACGCCGGAGGAGCTGGAGCGCAAGCGCGCGCTGCAGCGCGCCCGTGGCCGCCCGCCCGTCTACGACCGCGCCGGCCTCGCGCTGACGCCCGGCGAGAAGGCGGCATACGAGGCGGAGGGGCGCCGTCCGCACTGGCGCTTCCGGCTGCCGGACGGGGCGCGGACCTGGGACGACCGCTGCCGCGGCGAGCAGATGGTCAACCTCGACTCGATCTCCGACCCGGTCCTTGTTCGCGAGGACGGGACCTACCTCTACACCCTGACCTCCGTGGTCGACGATATCGACATGGGCGTCACCCTCGTCGTGCGCGGCGAGGACCACATCACCAACACAGGCGTACAGATCGCGATCTTCGAGGCGCTGGGCGCCGCGGCGCCGGACTTCGGCCACCACAATCTGCTGACCCGCGCCGACGGCGAGCCGCTGTCGAAGCGGGACAATCCGCTGTCTCTGACCCGGCTGCGGGCGGAGGAGGTGGAGCCGATGGCGGTCGCCTCGCTCGCGGTGCTGACCGGAACGTCGCACCCGGTGGAGCCGGTGGCCGACCTCGCGGCGCTGTGCGCCCGGGCGGACCTCGCCTCGATCTCGCGCGGGCCGGCGACGTTCGACCCCGCCGACGTGGAGCGCCTCAACGCCGCGCTGCTGCACGAGATGCCGTTCGAGGCCGTCGCTCCGTGGCTCGCCGAGACCTACGGCGTGACGGACCCCGCGGTCTGGGCGGCGCTGCGCGGAAACCTCGGCCGGCGGCGGGACATCGGTCCGTGGATCGCGATCCTGCGCGACGGGCCGGCGGCGGTGCAGCCGGGCAGCGCCGACCGTCCGGTGCTCGAGGCCGCGCTCCAGGCGCTCCCGGCCGAGCCGTGGGACGAGGGGACGTTCAAGGGCTGGACCAGTGCGGTGAAGGCGGCGACGGGCGCGAAGGGCAAGGCTCTCTTCATGCCGCTGCGCCTCGCGTTGACCGGCGAGGAGAAGGGGCCCGAGCTCGGCCCGTTCTTCCTGCTCCTCGGCCGCGACGCCACCGCACGCCGGCTCGAGGCCGCGCTCGCCCGGGCTGGCTGA
- a CDS encoding glycine betaine ABC transporter substrate-binding protein — protein MIGVPDWPTAQVTANIIGDVLAAKYDVAVKLRPIGTVQLFDAIDRGEVDIHPEIWLPNSSVDVKKYTDELKTLTLAPARVAATQNICTTRGTVEQTGISSVADLANPEMAANFDTDGDGKGEMWIGDFEWSATRIERLRARSYGYDQTMMLLTMPEDMAMAAVDAAEALDTPIVFYCYSPHHVHALHDIVTLDEPAHDPSTWHVLSPEEDPAWLTNSQASSAWETAYYHIGYATDFAEYQPKIVAFLNKMALTDADAEAMSYAIDVDGRDPATVAKEWVETNADKIAEWTQ, from the coding sequence GTGATAGGCGTACCGGACTGGCCCACGGCGCAGGTCACCGCGAACATCATCGGCGACGTTCTGGCCGCGAAGTACGACGTGGCGGTGAAGCTGCGGCCGATCGGGACGGTGCAGCTGTTCGACGCCATCGACCGCGGTGAAGTCGACATTCACCCGGAGATCTGGCTCCCGAACTCGTCGGTCGACGTCAAGAAGTATACCGACGAGCTGAAGACGCTGACCCTGGCGCCGGCCCGGGTCGCGGCGACGCAGAACATCTGCACCACCCGCGGCACGGTCGAGCAGACGGGGATCTCCAGCGTCGCCGACCTCGCCAACCCGGAGATGGCCGCGAACTTCGACACCGACGGCGACGGCAAGGGCGAGATGTGGATCGGCGACTTCGAGTGGTCGGCGACGCGCATCGAGCGCCTGCGTGCCCGGAGCTACGGCTACGACCAGACGATGATGCTCCTCACGATGCCGGAGGACATGGCGATGGCGGCGGTGGACGCCGCGGAGGCCCTCGACACGCCGATCGTCTTCTACTGCTACTCGCCGCACCACGTGCACGCGCTGCACGACATCGTGACGCTCGACGAGCCGGCGCACGACCCGTCCACCTGGCACGTCCTCTCTCCCGAGGAGGACCCCGCGTGGCTGACGAACTCGCAGGCCTCGTCGGCGTGGGAGACGGCGTACTACCACATCGGCTACGCGACCGACTTTGCCGAGTACCAGCCGAAGATCGTCGCCTTCCTCAACAAGATGGCGCTGACCGACGCCGACGCCGAGGCGATGAGCTACGCGATCGACGTGGACGGCCGCGACCCGGCCACCGTCGCGAAAGAGTGGGTCGAGACGAACGCAGACAAGATCGCGGAGTGGACGCAATGA
- a CDS encoding UdgX family uracil-DNA binding protein (This protein belongs to the uracil DNA glycosylase superfamily, members of which act in excision repair of DNA. However, it belongs more specifically to UdgX branch, whose founding member was found to bind uracil in DNA (where it does not belong), without cleaving it, appears to promote DNA repair by a pathway involving RecA, rather than base excision.) yields the protein MTAARAAASGRWHVALNHPADFATFRVAARTLTAHGISSRDVDWSVGAPDGGLFGAPRSVDELPPPPAERIPRAPRAFVDLAERLVCHRDIERFHLAHRLLERFAGEPRLLEIASDPDVAAARTMAKNVDRCAHKMKAFVRFRETTDADGTPRYVAWFEPEHHTLDRTAPFFVRRFPGMRWSILTPTRSAHWDGETLTLAEGASREVAPDGDVNEELWRTYFGAIFNPARLKVNAMRSEMPKRYWKNMPEGDMIAPLIRSATERTDGMVAAPTRAPVRSTRLAREQEREEAEIAALTDNITSLADLRRAASRCQLCPLHAPATQTVHGEGDPNAPLMFVGEQPGDQEDLAGLPFVGPAGQLFDRALEAAGIDRSRVFVTNAVKHFKFEPRGKRRIHKTPGASEVYACKVWLDAERALVRPALTVALGATAARALSGGPVRIGDVRGKLMNWADGARGFVTVHPSYLLRLTDPDAKQAKLEEFIADLSRVRELTPL from the coding sequence ATGACCGCCGCACGCGCCGCCGCGTCCGGTCGCTGGCACGTCGCGCTGAACCACCCCGCCGACTTCGCGACCTTCCGCGTCGCCGCCCGCACCCTCACCGCGCATGGGATCTCCTCGCGCGATGTCGACTGGTCGGTCGGCGCGCCGGACGGCGGGCTCTTCGGCGCGCCCCGTTCGGTGGACGAGTTGCCGCCCCCGCCGGCCGAGCGCATCCCCCGCGCTCCCCGCGCCTTCGTCGACCTTGCCGAGCGGCTCGTCTGCCACCGGGACATCGAGCGCTTCCACCTCGCCCACCGCCTGCTGGAGCGGTTCGCCGGGGAGCCACGCCTCCTCGAGATTGCCAGCGACCCGGACGTCGCGGCGGCGCGGACGATGGCCAAGAACGTCGACCGCTGCGCGCACAAGATGAAGGCCTTCGTCCGCTTTCGCGAGACCACGGACGCCGACGGCACGCCGCGCTACGTCGCGTGGTTCGAGCCGGAGCATCATACGCTTGACCGCACCGCCCCCTTCTTCGTGCGCCGCTTCCCGGGGATGCGCTGGTCGATCCTCACCCCCACCCGCTCCGCCCACTGGGACGGCGAGACGCTGACCCTCGCCGAGGGCGCCTCGCGCGAGGTGGCGCCGGACGGGGACGTCAACGAGGAGCTCTGGCGCACCTACTTCGGCGCGATCTTCAACCCGGCACGGCTGAAGGTGAACGCGATGCGCTCTGAGATGCCGAAGCGCTACTGGAAAAACATGCCCGAGGGCGACATGATCGCGCCCCTCATCCGCTCGGCGACCGAGCGGACGGACGGCATGGTCGCCGCGCCGACGCGTGCCCCGGTCCGCTCCACCCGCCTCGCCCGCGAGCAGGAGCGCGAGGAGGCCGAGATCGCGGCGCTGACGGACAACATCACCTCGCTGGCGGACCTGAGGCGGGCCGCCTCCCGCTGCCAGCTCTGCCCCCTCCACGCGCCGGCGACGCAGACCGTCCACGGCGAGGGCGATCCGAACGCGCCGCTCATGTTCGTCGGCGAGCAGCCCGGCGACCAGGAGGACCTCGCCGGCCTGCCCTTCGTCGGCCCCGCCGGCCAGCTCTTCGACCGGGCGCTCGAGGCCGCCGGGATCGACCGATCGCGTGTCTTCGTCACCAACGCGGTGAAGCATTTCAAATTCGAGCCGCGCGGGAAGCGGCGGATCCACAAGACGCCCGGCGCCTCGGAGGTCTATGCCTGCAAGGTGTGGCTGGACGCGGAGCGGGCGCTCGTCAGGCCGGCGCTGACCGTCGCTCTCGGGGCGACGGCGGCGCGGGCGCTGTCAGGCGGACCGGTCCGGATCGGCGACGTCCGGGGGAAGCTGATGAACTGGGCCGATGGTGCTCGCGGATTTGTGACCGTCCATCCGTCGTATCTCCTGCGACTCACGGACCCGGATGCGAAACAGGCGAAGCTTGAAGAATTCATAGCTGACCTGTCACGAGTGCGTGAACTGACCCCCCTATGA
- a CDS encoding nitrilase-related carbon-nitrogen hydrolase, translating into MRDTFTVSIQQLDPVLGDLPGNCAMAEAACRSARADLVVFPELFLSGAPLWDLARRHGFAEQAMTEVEALAAALADGPAVAIGTPWLEEGRLTNACAILQNGRVDKVRHKVEVDAGPFDESRAFASADMPGPVDIAGVRIGLPIGEDLLGADVVECLAETGAEILIAPVASPYTPYEADRRLNIAVARVVESELPLVVVNAVGGRDEYVFDGASFALGADRRLTHQLPAFTSTSARLVFRRSYDGWTLEPGERIALPDGEAAIWSASVLGLRDLVRLKRADRIVLALEDDVESAVAAAISVDAVGADRVEAVAFDETGVAAPFGLACRRLALPSGDFGAADGAVLRRGMADAVLEAVGTGGLIVRSASSSTVALGAGPVGRGVNPMAELCRSEVKALARWRNATRPDGAQGPEGPVVAAALIEAPCGLEGAPANDDLLDRILTELLDGDASVDELVKDGYEARSVRWVAERVADGEVMRRRSTPRLRLAPRPAGDRRYPITNRYRDA; encoded by the coding sequence ATGCGCGACACCTTTACCGTCTCGATCCAGCAGCTCGATCCCGTGCTGGGCGACCTTCCCGGCAACTGCGCCATGGCCGAAGCGGCCTGCCGAAGCGCCAGGGCCGATCTGGTGGTCTTTCCCGAGCTGTTCCTCTCCGGCGCCCCGCTTTGGGACCTCGCCCGGCGCCACGGTTTCGCCGAGCAGGCGATGACCGAGGTGGAGGCACTGGCGGCGGCGCTCGCCGACGGCCCGGCCGTCGCCATCGGCACCCCCTGGCTGGAGGAGGGGCGCCTCACCAACGCCTGCGCCATCCTGCAGAACGGCCGCGTCGACAAGGTGCGCCACAAGGTTGAGGTCGACGCGGGGCCGTTCGACGAGTCGCGCGCCTTCGCCTCGGCGGACATGCCGGGGCCGGTGGACATCGCCGGGGTGCGCATCGGCCTTCCCATCGGCGAGGACCTCCTCGGCGCGGACGTGGTGGAGTGCCTCGCCGAGACGGGGGCGGAGATCCTCATCGCGCCGGTCGCCTCGCCCTACACGCCCTACGAGGCGGACCGGCGGCTCAACATCGCCGTCGCCCGGGTGGTCGAGAGCGAATTGCCGCTGGTGGTGGTGAACGCGGTCGGCGGGCGCGACGAATACGTCTTCGACGGTGCGTCGTTTGCGCTGGGGGCGGACCGCCGGCTGACGCATCAGCTCCCGGCCTTCACCTCCACCTCGGCGCGGCTCGTCTTCCGCCGGTCGTACGACGGGTGGACGCTGGAACCGGGCGAGCGGATCGCGTTGCCTGACGGGGAGGCCGCGATCTGGTCGGCGTCGGTGCTGGGCCTGCGCGACCTGGTGCGCCTCAAGCGCGCGGACCGGATCGTCTTGGCGCTGGAGGACGACGTGGAGTCCGCCGTCGCCGCCGCCATCTCAGTCGACGCGGTGGGCGCCGACCGGGTCGAGGCGGTCGCCTTCGACGAGACCGGCGTCGCCGCGCCCTTCGGCCTCGCGTGCCGCCGGCTGGCGCTACCCTCCGGCGACTTCGGCGCCGCGGACGGCGCGGTGCTGCGCCGGGGCATGGCGGACGCGGTGCTGGAGGCGGTCGGCACGGGCGGGCTCATCGTGCGCTCGGCCAGCTCGTCGACCGTCGCGCTGGGCGCCGGGCCGGTCGGCCGCGGCGTGAACCCGATGGCCGAGCTCTGCCGCAGCGAGGTGAAGGCGCTCGCCCGGTGGCGCAACGCCACCCGCCCGGACGGCGCGCAGGGGCCGGAGGGACCGGTGGTCGCCGCGGCGCTGATCGAGGCGCCGTGCGGCCTCGAGGGAGCGCCGGCGAACGACGACCTGCTCGACCGGATCCTGACCGAGCTCCTCGACGGCGACGCCAGCGTGGACGAGCTGGTTAAGGACGGCTACGAGGCTAGATCCGTGCGATGGGTGGCCGAGAGGGTGGCCGACGGCGAGGTCATGCGGCGCCGCTCGACACCCCGTCTGCGGCTGGCACCCCGGCCGGCCGGAGACCGACGCTACCCGATCACCAACCGATATCGTGATGCCTGA
- a CDS encoding L,D-transpeptidase yields MRSKFARIGVAAAGLLVALGAAHATEVFDPTSRKWVSYDPSKAIQYYRQHGQVPSDFRRQVVTFRTAEKPGTIVIDGNRHFLYLVLGDFKAIRYGIGVGREGFGWAGIVNVGRMQEWPVWTPPPEMVARDPKAAKYANGMPGGPENPLGARALYLYEGGRDTIYRIHGTTEPWSIGLDISSGCIRMNNEDVIDLYSRVEVGAKVIVLMQGAALYRGV; encoded by the coding sequence ATGAGATCGAAATTCGCCCGAATCGGCGTGGCGGCTGCGGGCCTGTTGGTCGCGCTGGGGGCCGCGCACGCGACGGAGGTTTTCGATCCGACCAGCAGGAAGTGGGTGTCGTACGATCCCTCCAAGGCGATCCAGTACTACCGCCAGCACGGCCAGGTGCCGAGTGACTTCCGCCGCCAGGTCGTGACCTTCCGCACGGCCGAGAAGCCGGGGACGATCGTCATCGACGGCAACCGGCACTTCCTCTACCTCGTGCTCGGTGACTTCAAGGCGATCCGCTACGGCATCGGCGTCGGGCGCGAGGGCTTCGGCTGGGCCGGCATCGTGAACGTCGGCCGGATGCAGGAGTGGCCGGTGTGGACGCCCCCGCCGGAGATGGTGGCGCGCGACCCGAAGGCGGCGAAGTACGCCAACGGCATGCCGGGCGGCCCGGAAAACCCGCTCGGCGCGCGGGCGCTCTACCTCTACGAGGGCGGGCGGGACACGATCTACCGCATCCACGGCACCACCGAGCCGTGGTCGATCGGCCTCGACATCTCGTCAGGCTGCATCCGCATGAACAACGAGGACGTCATCGACCTCTACAGCCGTGTCGAGGTCGGCGCGAAGGTCATCGTGTTGATGCAGGGTGCCGCCCTCTATCGCGGCGTTTAA
- a CDS encoding SDR family oxidoreductase, which yields MSVEGKIILVTGASQGIGKACALTLARHGAKVVAAARSEDKLKAVAAEAEGTILPVACDATDEASVNAMFERIKSEFGRLDVLFNNAGANVPGANFGDVTYADWRKVVGVNLDGCFLVANGAYRMMRDQSPMGGRIINNGSISAYAPRPGSVAYTASKHGISGLTKTISLDGRKYDIACSQIDIGNAQTDMASRMAQGVPQANGEIAAEPLMDVQVVADTIVYMAGLDLSANAQFLTIMATKMPFVGRG from the coding sequence GTGAGCGTTGAGGGCAAAATCATCTTGGTGACGGGCGCAAGCCAGGGCATTGGCAAGGCCTGCGCGCTCACTCTGGCCAGGCACGGCGCGAAGGTCGTCGCCGCGGCCCGCAGCGAAGACAAGCTGAAGGCCGTCGCCGCCGAGGCCGAAGGCACCATCCTTCCGGTCGCCTGCGACGCGACCGACGAAGCGTCCGTCAACGCCATGTTCGAGCGGATCAAATCGGAATTCGGCCGGCTCGACGTGCTGTTCAACAACGCCGGCGCCAACGTTCCCGGCGCCAACTTCGGCGACGTGACGTACGCCGACTGGCGCAAGGTCGTCGGCGTCAACCTCGACGGTTGCTTCCTGGTGGCGAACGGCGCCTACCGGATGATGCGCGACCAGTCGCCGATGGGCGGGCGGATCATCAACAACGGCTCGATCTCGGCCTATGCGCCGCGTCCGGGCTCGGTGGCCTACACCGCCTCGAAGCACGGCATCAGCGGCCTCACCAAGACGATCAGCCTCGACGGCCGCAAGTACGACATCGCCTGCAGCCAGATCGACATCGGCAACGCGCAGACCGACATGGCCTCGCGCATGGCCCAGGGCGTGCCCCAGGCGAACGGCGAGATCGCGGCCGAGCCGCTCATGGACGTCCAGGTCGTCGCCGACACGATCGTCTACATGGCGGGGCTGGACCTGTCCGCGAACGCGCAGTTCCTCACCATCATGGCGACGAAGATGCCGTTCGTCGGCCGCGGCTGA
- a CDS encoding pyruvate dehydrogenase complex dihydrolipoamide acetyltransferase codes for MPTPILMPALSPTMEAGTLAKWLVKEGDTVSAGDIIAEIETDKATMEVEAVDEGTVGKIVVAEGTADVPVNDTIAILLGEGESAADLGSVPSGPAKSEAKSSETKAEEPKSEAPAPAKAEASPAPASNGAGPVSHDGDRVFASPLARRLAREGGIDLSAVAGTGPHGRIVKADVEKAKTSGTAAAGKAPAAAPAAKPAEAPAAKAPSPTGAPVGMTDDQIKAMFEAGTYKEIPHDGMRKTIARRLTESKQTVPHFYLTRDVELDALLKLRGDLNGAAPKDGDGKPAYKLSVNDFVIKAMALALRDVPMANATFTSASRLIHTGVDVGVAVAIPDGLITPVVRKADTKTLSVISNEMKDLAKRARDKKLQPSEYQGGSTAVSNLGMFGIKDFAAVINPPHGSILAVGAGEQRPVVKDGALAIATVMTVTLSVDHRAVDGALGAEVLQSFAGYIEQPMRLLV; via the coding sequence ATGCCTACCCCGATCTTGATGCCGGCTTTGTCGCCTACGATGGAGGCGGGAACGCTCGCGAAATGGCTCGTCAAGGAAGGCGACACCGTCTCCGCCGGCGACATCATCGCAGAAATCGAAACCGACAAGGCCACCATGGAAGTGGAGGCCGTCGATGAAGGAACCGTCGGCAAGATCGTCGTCGCCGAAGGGACCGCCGACGTTCCCGTGAACGACACCATCGCGATCCTGCTCGGCGAGGGCGAGTCCGCGGCGGACCTCGGGTCCGTCCCGTCCGGCCCCGCCAAGAGCGAGGCGAAGAGCAGCGAGACCAAGGCCGAGGAGCCGAAGAGCGAGGCGCCCGCGCCGGCCAAGGCCGAAGCGAGCCCCGCGCCCGCGTCCAACGGCGCCGGGCCGGTCTCCCATGACGGCGACCGCGTCTTCGCCTCTCCGCTCGCCCGCCGGCTCGCCAGGGAGGGGGGCATCGACCTCTCCGCCGTCGCCGGCACGGGCCCGCACGGCCGCATCGTCAAGGCCGACGTCGAGAAGGCGAAGACCTCCGGCACCGCCGCCGCCGGCAAGGCTCCCGCCGCGGCCCCCGCCGCCAAGCCGGCCGAGGCGCCCGCCGCGAAGGCCCCGTCGCCCACCGGCGCTCCCGTCGGCATGACCGACGACCAGATCAAGGCGATGTTCGAGGCCGGGACCTACAAGGAGATCCCGCACGACGGCATGCGCAAGACGATCGCCCGCCGCCTGACCGAGTCCAAGCAGACCGTCCCGCACTTCTACCTGACGCGCGACGTCGAGCTCGACGCCCTCCTGAAGCTGCGTGGCGACCTCAATGGGGCCGCGCCGAAGGACGGCGACGGCAAGCCCGCCTACAAGCTCTCGGTCAACGACTTCGTCATCAAGGCGATGGCGCTCGCGCTCCGCGACGTGCCGATGGCGAATGCCACCTTCACCTCCGCGTCCCGCCTGATCCACACCGGCGTCGACGTCGGCGTCGCCGTGGCGATCCCGGACGGCCTCATCACCCCGGTGGTGAGGAAGGCCGACACGAAGACCCTGTCGGTCATCTCCAACGAGATGAAGGACCTCGCCAAGCGCGCGCGGGACAAGAAGCTCCAGCCGTCCGAGTACCAGGGCGGCTCGACCGCCGTCTCCAACCTCGGCATGTTCGGGATCAAGGACTTCGCCGCCGTCATCAACCCGCCGCACGGCTCGATCCTCGCCGTCGGCGCGGGCGAGCAGCGGCCGGTGGTGAAGGACGGGGCCCTCGCCATCGCCACCGTGATGACCGTCACGCTCTCGGTCGACCACCGCGCGGTCGACGGCGCCCTCGGCGCGGAAGTGCTGCAGTCCTTCGCCGGCTACATCGAGCAGCCGATGCGCCTCCTGGTCTGA